DNA sequence from the Anomalospiza imberbis isolate Cuckoo-Finch-1a 21T00152 chromosome 14, ASM3175350v1, whole genome shotgun sequence genome:
AGTGGGAGGAAATGCACCAGCCATTGCACCCCCACTctgggggcagagggggagcGTGGGGAGGTCCCTGCAGGGACTCTGGCATTGGTGGGTTTGCCACCGGCTGTGGCAGCTGGTGTTGAGGTAGAGGGGAATGCGAGACCCCTTTGCTTGTTTATATTCAGTCCACTCAGCTGAATGAAAGCAAATGCCCTTGGCTTGACAGCAGCAATGCAGGTGGCCTACAGGGTGGTTGGGGGGTGGTCTTCCCTGAGCTCACTGGGGAGCTCCCCAAACCAGCCTTCCCCATGCCctgtgtggctgcagcccccccactgcagcagaggaagCTCAAGTGCATTTGTCACTTGCCTGCTTGAATGTGTCTGCCCTTGCAGCACACCCTGGAACATGTCAGCAAACAGAAGACAGTTCCTGAGGAAGTCATGGGAGTTTCTGGCTTCCTGACACCCCTCTGTGCCAATGTGCTTCCTCTGGGCTGGGCCAGAACTGCCTGAAGgaagagctctgctctggggttCTATTGCCACCAGTATCCCCAAACTGTGGAGTATCTGCCCTGAGATTGTCTCCTGGCAAACACCCAGGATAGAAGACACAGCTCACAGGGTGGCAGCTGCAGTAATTTACATCATCATGATTCTTCCACAGCCAGATGAACATCCCCTGCATCCTCCAGTACCAGCCCTGGGCTCTATGGCCCAGGAACTGACACCGCTgtatccctgctccatccctgccccatccctgccccattcctgccccatccctgctccatccctgcctgcactgaCATAAATGTCTTTTTCAAGGTATCCACACCTGAGCCCCAAGTACAAGGAGTCCTTTGATGTGGGCAGTGACATCTTTGCCAAGTTCTCGGCGTACATCAAGAATCCGCGCAAAGAAGCAAATATCAGTAAGGATTGTGGGTTGCTGGACTCTAGTGAACCAcgctgcagcaggagaaatgcTTTTGTCTGCTGGCAAATCCTGCCATCGGGTTAAGGTTCCCACTACCTGCCTCACCAAAGCCTCCTTGGGAAGTGGAGGGGCAGAGGGGAAGGATAAAGGCTGTTCTCTGCTCACTCCACAGGGATaacagcagagcacagggtGGTGCTGCTGTAGTCCCCTGGGAACAGAGACTGGCCAGGGTCAGTGTTGTGTCCCCATGGTGTGGCCCTGTGGGCTTTTGCCCTCTCTGCAAAACCTGTGGGAGGCTCAGCCAGCTGAGCACAACCTAGTGCTTGCCTGGGAGTCCAGGGCACACACTCACTACTCTTGGTTTCCCGCCCTCCCAGATTTTGAGAAGGCCCTGCTGAGGGAGTTTCAGCGCCTGGATGTTTACCTGAACACTCCTCTCCCAGAGGAGGTCGACCAGGACAGCGTGGAGGACATCACCATCTCCAAGAGGAAATTCCTGGATGGAGACCATCTGACTCTGGCTGATTGCAACCTCCTGCCCAAGCTGCACATCATCAAGGTAATGGCACTGGgccccagggccagggcaggggggCACCTGCTCCAAGAGGAGCGGACAGGGAGTCCCCCTGCCAAAGCCAGAGAGTGAGTGTCCTCCAGGTCTTGGCAGtttcagcctcctcctccttcactcTCCTCTAGATTGCAGCCAAGAAGTACCGTGACTTCGAGATCCCAGAGGACATGACGGGCGTCTGGCGGTACCTCAACAACGCCTATGCCTGCGATGAGTTCAACCACACCTGTCCTGCAGATGAGGAGATCGAGCACACCTATGCCAGCATTGCCAGGAAGATGACCTAACCATAGGGTGGGGTGGGCTGGCAGCATTGCCCTGGCTGAGCCCTCCAACTCTGCAGCCCTGACACAACCAAAACCGGCCGATGGAGAGACTGGAGAGGGTTTACAACATTCGCTTTCAGAAACAGCACCTTGCttcacagcccctgccactgcctcctcctcctgtgctgctggctgcaacCCCTGGGCACCAGCAGTGCTGACCACATGTATACACTGCTCCCATCTGGATGTAGCTGCATCCCTACTCCCCGAAAATGTTTCTCACAGCCTGTGACTATGTGTCATGGGAAAAGCTGAGCACCAGCCTCTGCAGTAGCGCTTTCTCATCAAGAGGTGACATCCCCAAATGGCTAGGCCAGCCCAgcctccccatccccatctgTCAGCCCTGTGTGGTCCCAGCCATCCTGTGCTTGTCATGGGATCCCAGTGCTTCCCCTGGGCTGGAGCTGTTTGTATTTGCCTGTTGCCAACCTGCTCAGCACCTGGGGCTGGCATTTGGGCAGCCCTCTCTTCCAAGACATCATCTCCCTCTGAAGATATGCAAAGGCTTTGCCCTGGCAGCTCATCACAGTGAAAAATTGTGCTCACTGTTGAGGGCTGTGACATGGGTCTGACTCCCCACAGGACATGGGGGTaaggtgggtgctgggggtgaTGCCTGGTGCAACAGTGCCAGGACCAGCTATGGGAGGAAACAAAGGGTTGGGGGATCTGCAAAGGGCCTGAGGATGAAGGGCTGAGGATCAGGGCGTCCCTCCCACGATTGCCAGCACCCAGGGCCACGTGCTGCTGGCTGCAAGGTCCCGCGTGGCTCCTCCCAGCTCAGAAGCCTCTGTGCCttgcagagccctgcagagggTGCAGCCATGCTCTAGCTCCATACCCCCTAGTTCCCACCAACACTTCTGGCACctgaggctgggagcagccagagggtaGGGCACACGTTTAGTTTCCACACTGGGAAGCCCAGGAGAACAGACAGCAGCTGTTTGGCAaagtgctgtgtctgtgcaaaGGTGTGGGCAGTGCCCCTTGGCTCAGCGTGCCTTCACGTCCTGTGTCACTGACATGAGgtgtcacagctgctctgcacagccatGGCATCCCATGCTCCCCCTCTGACACTTCCAGCTCCCCCAGGACTCCCACCAGACTTTGAGAATTCGGCCAGCCCTCCCTAACCAGCCCCAGGGCAAATCGATACTGTACAGTGGGCATGGTGGGTTCTGTGGGACCTGAAGCGAGCAGAGCCCCCTCAGCCCTCACTGCCACTTTCCTCTTTGCACTAAAGGTGTGTCCTTGCAAGCCTGCCTCAGATAGTGCTGGGTTTGGGGACTGGGTTTGTTACTaatgggttttggtttgttgttttttataaACTAAGAATAGCAATAAACTATATTTTAATATGCCTTTCTGCTGTGCTGTCAGCCAGGCACGAGGGCTGCTGGCGTGGAGGGTGCTGTGCAGTGGCAGGGGCTTTCCTGCAGTGGAAACTCCCGTGAGATTTAGCAGAAGTGAAGCTGTAGCTGCAGTCTCTGCTGGCCTGGATCACTGGCTCACAGTCAGCCCAGTGTGTCCTGGTGCCCGGGGCTGTTCCTCCCTGGAGGCAGGACTTGGCACTTCTCCTTGCTGACCAGCACAAGGTCTGGCTCTTCAGAAGCTCTGCAGTTCGCTGTGGTGTGCTGTGTCAGTGGGAAGTCCTGTGGACGGCTGGGCAGGTTAACTCTGGCTCCAGTGGGGTTTGGAAGTTGATCAGAAGAGAACATGAGGGCAAGATTTGGACAAAACACGTGGATCCATGCTTTCTTTTGCATGATCTTCCTACCTGAGGGCTACCACGTGTCTTCTGCTCCTTTCACATCTCATGGCAGCAAGAGGGCAGTGACAAAGCCTTTGGGCATCTGGGCATCCCAAGCTGATTCTCAGTGCATGCTCTGGTCCCTGGAGACAGGACTCAGCCAGTGACAAGGCTGGTCCTCTGCTGCCGAGAGCTTCCTTGCTGGAGCAGTATTTGACCTTGCTGGCATTCGGAGGAGCCTCTCCCCTTCATCCCAGAAGCTGGCCATGCAGTTCCTCCTTCTGGAGGATGTGTCTGTGAGCTCCAGGTGGCTCATGTAATCCTGGACTCTTTGGCTGGGGTCATCAGGGGACACTCCTGGGGTGGATGCCCCTGCAGACTGGAGAGATCAGTCTGGGCTTCACAGCAACAGGAAAATGGCACAATTCAGGGCAAGTGCTGGGGTCTGGGGAGTTTTGGAGAGGGAAATACTCCTCCTCACTGTCTGGAAAAAAGGCAGGCAGTGATGGAGACCGGTCCACCAGTGTCCCAAAACACCATCCATGAGACAGGGTCATGAAAGATGGCTTTTCTGAGAGAGCAGCACTGAGGTGGTGCACACTCTTCCCAAAGCTGCAGGTACAGAGGCAGCCCCCAGCCACTGGCTGTGTCAGCTGGGACCTGGCCCAGCTCTCTGTGTTGAGGTTTTTCCAGTTCCCATTAGAgatcttgtttttttcccctgacttCAGTTTCCAATTGCTGTGCTATCAGCCAACTGGAAATGCTTCTAATTATTTCTCTTCCCCTGGAAGGCTTTAATTCAGAGAAATCCAGCTAGAATGGGTCCCTCTGGTGACCTCAACCAGGCCCTTCTTGTGACTGCAGCTCATGCCCTACCTCACTGAGCACCACCACGTTTCCTGAGAGCGGTGGGGAAGTGACTGACAGGCACAAGAAGACTTTAAACTTTCAAGAGCTTAAAATCCTGGGGTCCTGTTCATGGAGGAGAGGAGAACAGGGCAACTTGTTCTGTGCCTTTCCCTACCTGCACCAAGGCTGGGGCTCAGGCAGGTTGAACGGTGCTTGCTTCATAGGTACCATGTGGAAAGTCCCTCTGAAGTCTTGGCATGAGATCCATGTTTCTCAGTCTATTGTGTCCTCTCATCCTGTGGGGTGGGACATCACACTGGGACTTTCTtgaggaggagggggcaggaTGAAGAGCAGCCTGAGCCTCTGTTGTTCAATCACGAGGCTGACCATGACCCTGCTGACCACAAAACAGAGGCTCTCATTTCTCGTGGAGTGGTTGAAGGTGCATTATCCAGAGATCATTGATTACCTCTGTTTGCCAGGCCCCATCTGTCAGGCATGGATATGACTGGGAAACAGCTGAGATGAAGCTATCATCCATTTCAAGTGGGCATGCCACCCAGCTGGGACTTTTGTCCTAACAAAAATCTTTATCTAGCCTGTTTTCCATCCTCTGGAAAATAGAGGATGGAAAGAAATCAGAATCCTGCCAGGTTTCATGTCACAGAATGAAAAATCCTGGGGACAGGCTCATGCCATTTGCTGTGGTGCTGTGAGGAGGAAGCACACAACATCTCCCCCCACAAACTCAGAGTGCATCGTGGGCCAATACGCACCCAACTCAGAGGGCAGCGTGCTGGTCCTGTCTGTCACCAGGAGCATGAATGATCCTAGGGAGCAGAGAGCTACTGGAGCAGTGCCAGGAAAGTGGGAAAGTGTTGAGCTGAGCTGCCATTCCCATGGGCTACAGGAGCAGAAATCCCCTGCCGTGCATCTGAAGGATGGGAAGCGCAGGACCTGGCCGTATGTCACAGACCCTGAGAACAGCAGTGGTGAGCGGTGAGGACAACACAGGGGAGGTTGTCCTGCAGACTAAGGGCACCTGGTGACCAAGCTAGGTGGTATATGACTCTGTCAGGGTGCCCTTGGCACCTTTTCAGTGCAGACACTTGCCACGCATCCCCAGGTGAGGGCATGCTCAGACCAGCACATGAAGTAGGACCAGTTTTGCTCTACAGTCCCCTGGGGTGACCTGAACGTCCCAATCACCCTGCTCGGGTCCCAATCCACTGAATTGCAGGAGAGCTCCTGCCTGGAGAGAAACCACACAGGTCTGAGTCACCAAATTCACTTCTCTGCAGCCTGTCAGCCTGCAGCCCTCTTCATGCACATCCTCTAAACACACCACACTCAGGCTCCAGCTTTTGGGGCTCTCACAGTCCCCACCCACATCCCGGTGGGCTTCCTGACCAAGGCAAGCAGCTAAGACCGCTGAGAgggaggtgctgcaggagtCAGTGGCCTGGGTGTTGCAGCTCAGACCTGTCAACCCACAAAGACTTTTGGGGCTGAAGGATGGGGTCCAGCAGGACAgctgtgatgctgctgctctgtgccactTCAGGGACCTACCTAGAGCTACAGACCCATCACAAAGGCAGCTTGCACAGGGAGGCTGAGTGACAGGGCCTTAGCGAGGTCCCCGGTCTTTGCCATATACACAGATGTGCTGGACAGCACTTGAGGTGgctgtgaggatttggggtggctctgggCTGTCCCAGAGGggtggcagagcagctgcagtgacagcaggagagaaagcaggcagagcagagtgggCACAGGCTCAGAGCAGACCCTGCTGTTTGCAGCTCTGCCTCCCATGGTTTTCAAAGGCAAATGGGGATGGTCCTGGGTACTGGCAGCCCACAAAATATAAGAGCTTGATTTCCCCCCATCATTTCAGAGGCCACCAGATCTCTCATGGTTGTCAGGTACAATGGTTCCCACTCAGTGACTGTGAAAGCCCTATTAGCCCCCAAAGAGCAATTTTCCACTGTGCACCATTTTCATAGGCTGGCAGCTCCGCTCTCTGAGAATTAGTAATAAGAAATAAGTTCTTGCACAGTCCTAAACCCACTGTTTCTAATAAAGAGCTGTTTGCAGCGGCATCCCTCTTGTTGCTTTGATCTGGCACCAGCAGAATCTGAAAACACCACGGAGAGAAGCAGGAGCAGCGGCTAGATCGTGGTGAGTCAGAGCTTTTGCCAGCCCCCgcaccagctcctgcaggcacaGCGCTGTGCCATGGCCTGGGGCCAGCACCAGAGATGGCATCTGACCTCCAGGATGATGCTGCTGTAGGATGGGCTGGGTGCATAAGGCCCAGTCGCTGGCTCAGCCCTTTCCAGGCTGTGGAGGGAGCATGGAATGCTGAGGGAGGACCCGGCTGTATGCCCGTGACTGGGGCTGCAGTGGTGATGGAGGGACTggtcctggggctgggggcttaCCCTGACCCAGGTCCATCCTCCAGCACAGTCCAGTCCTGTTCAGCACATAACAACCTGCCAGGCAGACCAAAGTGGGATCTAATTCACACCCCACGCTGCACATAGTGGTGACAGGTCTCTCCTGGGACATGCTGGGACCTCACCCCACAGCGAATGTTGCACTTTTTCTCTGTGGTTCTGCAGAAACCCACATGCTACTCGCACTTCTGAGGCAAAGCAGAAACTCCCTCTCGCATCCACTCGGAAACTTCAGCTGCTGATGGCATCTTGAAATGTCATAACCCTTCTGTCTTTTTCCACTCCCCATGAACAACTCTTTCATGTGAGTCGGAACATTGCAGCTGTGCAACCACCCCTGGGCCAGGGCAAGCCCCTGCTGCCAGTGAGTGACTGCCTAAGTCCCCCATGGGCGCCCCAGCACCCTTGTCCTGCCACAGCCTCAGGAAAGAGCTGGTCCCCCTCAGACCTGCAGAGACCTGGCCAGCTGTGATCAGAGCACCGGCCGTGCCCCAGTgcaagcccagctcccacaacacagcagctgtgggagccAGTCTGGTCCCACTGCACTGGTCCAGTGTCTCCAGTGTCCTGGCAAGCCACCCAGGACTGGGCTGGAGCAAGACGATGGACACTCTGCTGGGCCTGGACAAGCTCCTGCCTGGGATGTGGCTCCTGCCCAGAGCCTGTGGCACAAACTGCAGCTCTGACTGATGCTCCTGCTAAGAGGTGCCCTGCCTGGGACCATGCAGTGACCTTCCAGAGTGGTGTGGGGTTGGAGGCCCTGTGGGCTATGGGGATGAGGCAATTGATCAAACAGGGCTGCAGGCATGTGAGGGCTTGACCATGACCTTGAGGCAGATCAGAGACTGTGTGGGACAAAGGAGATGGCAACTGGACACCAACTTCATAGGTAGAAAAAAGCATATGGGTAACACATGTGTTCCTCAAGCAGCTCTTGGGActgtctctttcctttttttttttttttttttttttttttttttttttgtgttaattCAGCTCAATTTCTTCAATACATGACATGTCCTCCATCAACTGTGAGAGACTGACCTGGGCCAGATGCCAGATACACCCCAAAGCTGCTCCATCACTCTCCCTACAAGGTCCCAATCCCCTCTAGAAAACCTGTTTCAGCTTGGGCTCTTCTGTCCTGCCTGCCAGGAGCTTGCTCCAGTCATGATCTTCCCGTAGAGTCATGGCCTCCTTTGGGCATCTGGTATGGGGTCCTCCCTAaactgcaggtggatctctgctccctcATGGACCCCTGTGGGCTACAGGGGTCAGCCTGCAGTACGAGGCAGGGATGGAACACGGCTGGGGTGTCAGGAGTGACTCACAGGGTCGGAAcatggccctgcacagccccaaaGGCTCCCCAAGACGGGCAGCAGTGTACCTCCACCCCTTCCACCAGCTGCCTGGACACTAGACACCAGTTTGTCATCTGTTCCCAGGTCCTGAGTAATTTTTGTGAGTCCAAGAGCCGGGATTTGTCACTGCATTTTGACTCCACTGATCCCAGTCtgtgacacagcacaaggaGGTTTCCCCTTGCCTCTGTGGCTTCAGGCACAGCCTCAAAACACATCCTGA
Encoded proteins:
- the LOC137482600 gene encoding chloride intracellular channel protein 2-like, with amino-acid sequence MDSRQHSSTKEPEIELFVKAGLDGENIGNCPFCQRLFMVLWLKGVKFNVTTVDMTRKPEELKDLAPGTNPPFLLFNKELKTDFIKIEEFLEQTLCPPTYPHLSPKYKESFDVGSDIFAKFSAYIKNPRKEANINFEKALLREFQRLDVYLNTPLPEEVDQDSVEDITISKRKFLDGDHLTLADCNLLPKLHIIKIAAKKYRDFEIPEDMTGVWRYLNNAYACDEFNHTCPADEEIEHTYASIARKMT